CAGTAGAACGATTGATCCGAAAACATCTGGGAGGACAGGCTTATGCTGATATCTGGCATGCATCTCTTGCTTCGGATAAGGATAAGGCAGATGCAATTTATGGGACAATGCTGGCTGCAAGAAGGCTTCGTGACAGTAAAAAGGTTATGGAACATTTGAGCCACCCACAAGTTGAACGTGTATTTGAACTGAGCAGGAAGGTAGGAAGTGAAGCCCATAATTATAAAGGATTTTTGAGATTTCGGGAGTTGTCTGGCGGGATTTTGTATGGAGGGATTGCACCAAAAAACAGGATACTGACTTGTATTGCTCCACATTTTGCTAACCGGCTTCCACAGGAAAACTGGCTGATCCATGATAAGACACATCATATGTATGCAGTGCATGAGGCGGGAAAGGAATGGGTATTGGTAGAAAATGAACGGATTCAGGAGGAGAGGCTGGGACATATATCGGAAAATGAACAGATGTATGCAAGTCTGTGGACTGCCTTTTGCAGGACAATATCTATTGAATCCAGGGAGAATCCAAGAAGTCAGATGCAGCATCTTCCACTCAGATATCGGCCGGAGATGACTGAGATGGCAGGCGAGGTGTAAAATTACTTTAAAATATTTTATATTTATGTGTTATAATATGGGCGTTTACAAGAAGTGTCAGGGAAAGGGAGAAACACAATGGATCTTGAACAGCCTGTGATTCGCATTTCTGTGCGAAATCTGGTGGAATTTATACTTCGTGCGGGAGATATAGACAATCGAATAGCGTCGACAGATAAAGATACTATGCAGCTTGGAAGCAGAATCCACAGGAAGATTCAAAAGCAGATGGGTCCGGATTATCATGCAGAGATTTCACTAAAATATGAGATTCCATGTAAAGATTTTACGCTGAAACTGGAAGGAAGAGCAGACGGAATTATTGAGCTTCCGGAAGGAATTGTCATTGATGAAATTAAAGGTGTGTTAAGAGAACTGAATCAGATTAAAGAGCCGGTACCGGTACATCTTGCACAGGCAATGTGTTATGCGTATATTTATGCGGCATCTCATAATTTGCCGGAAATTGGTGTGCAGATGACTTACTGTAATATGGAGACAGAGGAGATAAAGCGTTTTCAGAGTGGTTACATATTCGAAGATTTGGAACGGTGGTTTTATGAGCTGATTGGAAAGTATGAAAAGTGGGCGAGATATCAGATTCAGTGGAAGAAAAAGAGAGATAAGTCGATCAAGAATGTGGAATTTCCATTTGCATACAGAGAAGGGCAGAAGAACCTGGTAACATCAGTATATCGGACGATACTTAGAAAAAAGAAGCTGTTTATTCAGGCACCGACCGGAGTTGGAAAGACGATCGCAACATTATTTCCGGCAGTGAAAGCAGTAGGAGAGGGATTGGGTGATAAGATATTTTATCTGACAGCGAAGACGATCACAAGAACAGTAGCCTGGCAGGCATTTGAGACATTAAGGGAACAGGCGCTTCGTATGAAAGTAATTGTTCTGACAGCAAAAGATAAAATTTGCTTTTGTGAAGAGACAAATTGTAATCCAGATTATTGCCCTTATGCGAAAGGACATTTTGACCGGGTGAACGATGCAGTCTATGAACTTCTGACATCTTCTGATGAACTGAACCGGGAGATACTAGAGGAACA
The sequence above is drawn from the Dorea formicigenerans genome and encodes:
- a CDS encoding TIGR03915 family putative DNA repair protein, translating into MKKIYVCNDTITGIFSAIYDAWKEGREEKECGIAIKGMLEQELFCEYILVEENLHKEQAVERLIRKHLGGQAYADIWHASLASDKDKADAIYGTMLAARRLRDSKKVMEHLSHPQVERVFELSRKVGSEAHNYKGFLRFRELSGGILYGGIAPKNRILTCIAPHFANRLPQENWLIHDKTHHMYAVHEAGKEWVLVENERIQEERLGHISENEQMYASLWTAFCRTISIESRENPRSQMQHLPLRYRPEMTEMAGEV